The Bacillota bacterium genomic interval TACAAACCCGGACCGCTTCGAACCATGAACCTGAACCGGCCCAGGGCTTCCCGAACGGAGGTCCCCGCGCGCCTTCACCGACCGAGCAAGAGGTACTGGCAGAGCTTTGGCCGGGCGAGGGTGAGCTGGTTCGACCGGTTGTTCGGCGGCACTTCGTTAATCGGGCCCGCCCGAAAAGGGCCCCGTTGGCGGCTGCCAGCACTTAAGGTGGATGAGAAGCTTGTCGATCCAAGCGGTAGGCTCGTTGAGCGCAGGCCGTCGGTCGTACTCCTCAGAGATGTGCCCGCGAGTACCGGGAGGATTTTACAACGGTGACACGAGACGAGATGGTCGCGCAGATCCGGGCGATATTGAGTCGGATGCTGGCTGAACAGGGAAAAGAGGTCCCCGTAATCACCCAGGAGACGTATCTAATCGGGGAGAGGGATCTGCCGATAGATTCCCTTGACCTAGCCATACTCATCACTGAACTCGAGGCCGTCACTCAAAAGGATCCTTTTAAGGAGGGCTTTCCCGAGTTCCGAACCGTCGGCGACCTTGCAGCCCTCTACGAGGAGTGAGC includes:
- a CDS encoding acyl carrier protein, giving the protein MTRDEMVAQIRAILSRMLAEQGKEVPVITQETYLIGERDLPIDSLDLAILITELEAVTQKDPFKEGFPEFRTVGDLAALYEE